A window from uncultured Desulfobacter sp. encodes these proteins:
- a CDS encoding adenylate/guanylate cyclase domain-containing protein — protein sequence MLKNSFFSWPAFFLGCSLIAATCAILNIDGTQKLSLIAAIDNRTMDIMFRIRGTSADSGQVVIVDIDEKSLSRLGQWPWSRDIMAQITENMTQSGVRAIGYDILFAEQDRTSPAYFFSHLDKRTALKIPKTLIQTLGNDPDLNYDQVFASALSQGPTILGYGFQFEDDGLKSKDGQPFSSGIIRLDPPTQQFDRISLIPAFRAVLNHPAVAAAQSEGFFNMLTDDSGIARQVPLVMIMDNIPYPSLALEVFRVGMGISDMTIHASNRIKATRQPVLGLTLGDRFIPTDSFGQIFVNYRGPAKTFDYISAADVLEKGPMSELRGKFVFIGASATGLLDLKATPFGSAVPGVEVNASIVDNLIQSDPFTYDRMTEIGLNYTLIVFIGLAVTLVLCILGPVAGSIVTASLLICTMLGNYFYFFLNHQHVGISLPLISSTAILLVMSIFKAFREGRSKRFIQGAFSRYVAPDVVNHLIKTPKALSLSGQEKILTVMFLDIRGFTTLSETMNPQQLGRFMNEFLTAMSEKIMENGGTVDKFIGDAVMAFWGAPKSDPDHAEHAVQTALKFKGVLEHLALTWQENGLSGISIGVGINTGAVIVGNFGSLQRFDYTVMGDNVNLASRLEGANKNYGTAILISKSTRELVKDKFFCRFVDKVQVKGRQQPEDLYEPVCKGLPSKEFLNEIQMFEQGVEAFQQAEFQRAKMIFSQLDQANPCQLYLSYLDRIKGYLQGSVPQDWDGAERRARLPVVNRLTSK from the coding sequence ATGTTAAAAAATTCTTTTTTTTCCTGGCCCGCTTTTTTTCTCGGCTGCAGCCTGATTGCCGCAACCTGCGCAATACTTAACATCGACGGCACACAAAAACTCTCTTTGATCGCAGCCATTGACAACCGGACCATGGATATCATGTTCCGGATCAGGGGGACATCTGCGGATTCCGGGCAGGTCGTCATTGTGGACATTGATGAAAAAAGTCTTTCACGCTTAGGACAATGGCCCTGGTCCAGGGATATCATGGCCCAAATTACAGAAAATATGACCCAAAGCGGTGTGCGCGCCATCGGGTATGATATTTTATTTGCCGAACAGGATCGCACCTCGCCTGCCTATTTTTTTTCCCATCTGGATAAAAGAACAGCCCTGAAAATTCCCAAGACCCTGATACAAACCTTGGGCAATGATCCTGATCTCAATTATGACCAGGTGTTTGCCAGTGCACTCTCCCAAGGACCCACGATCCTGGGGTACGGGTTTCAGTTTGAGGATGATGGCTTGAAAAGCAAAGATGGCCAGCCTTTTTCTTCGGGCATCATCCGCCTGGATCCCCCCACCCAGCAATTTGACCGAATCTCCTTGATCCCGGCATTCAGGGCTGTGCTCAATCATCCAGCGGTGGCAGCCGCCCAAAGTGAAGGGTTCTTCAACATGCTCACGGATGATTCCGGCATCGCCCGCCAGGTGCCCCTGGTTATGATTATGGACAACATTCCCTATCCATCCCTGGCATTGGAAGTGTTCCGGGTGGGCATGGGTATTTCTGACATGACCATCCATGCATCAAACCGGATTAAAGCTACCCGGCAACCGGTTCTTGGACTGACCCTGGGGGACAGGTTTATCCCCACGGACAGTTTCGGGCAAATTTTTGTAAACTATCGGGGCCCTGCGAAAACATTTGATTATATCAGTGCCGCTGATGTGCTGGAAAAAGGGCCGATGTCTGAGCTTAGAGGTAAATTTGTTTTTATTGGGGCCTCGGCCACAGGGCTTCTGGATCTCAAGGCTACCCCGTTCGGCTCTGCTGTTCCTGGGGTAGAGGTGAATGCATCCATCGTGGATAATCTGATCCAATCCGATCCGTTTACCTATGACCGGATGACGGAGATCGGGCTCAATTATACCCTGATTGTCTTCATCGGGCTGGCCGTGACCCTGGTGTTGTGCATCCTGGGGCCTGTGGCGGGCAGCATTGTGACAGCAAGTCTTTTAATATGTACCATGCTGGGAAATTATTTCTATTTTTTCTTGAATCATCAGCATGTGGGCATCAGCCTGCCGCTGATCTCGTCCACAGCCATATTGCTCGTCATGAGTATTTTTAAGGCGTTCCGGGAGGGTAGGTCCAAGCGGTTTATCCAGGGGGCCTTTTCCCGGTATGTGGCACCGGATGTGGTGAACCATCTGATCAAAACCCCCAAAGCACTTTCTCTGAGCGGACAGGAAAAAATATTAACGGTGATGTTCCTAGATATCAGAGGATTTACAACACTTTCAGAAACAATGAACCCCCAGCAGTTGGGGCGTTTCATGAATGAATTTCTCACCGCCATGAGTGAAAAAATTATGGAAAACGGCGGCACGGTGGACAAGTTCATCGGAGATGCGGTGATGGCCTTTTGGGGCGCTCCCAAATCTGATCCCGATCATGCTGAACATGCCGTTCAAACAGCACTTAAATTCAAAGGTGTTCTGGAACATTTAGCATTGACATGGCAGGAAAATGGGCTTTCTGGCATATCCATTGGCGTGGGCATTAACACGGGGGCTGTGATTGTCGGTAATTTCGGTAGCCTGCAGCGCTTTGACTATACGGTCATGGGGGACAATGTAAACCTGGCCTCCCGTCTGGAAGGGGCAAATAAAAACTACGGTACAGCCATTCTGATTTCCAAATCCACCCGGGAACTGGTCAAAGATAAATTTTTCTGCCGATTTGTTGATAAAGTGCAAGTAAAGGGCAGGCAGCAGCCCGAAGATCTGTATGAACCCGTGTGCAAAGGTCTGCCGTCCAAAGAATTCTTAAACGAGATCCAGATGTTTGAACAAGGGGTTGAGGCCTTTCAGCAGGCTGAGTTTCAACGGGCAAAAATGATATTTTCTCAATTGGACCAGGCCAATCCCTGTCAGCTTTATCTCTCTTATCTGGATCGTATCAAAGGCTATCTGCAAGGCTCTGTTCCCCAGGACTGGGACGGGGCTGAACGCCGGGCGCGTTTGCCGGTGGTTAACCGGCTCACGAGCAAATAG
- a CDS encoding ChaN family lipoprotein gives MQRLIYFSMGCILCLFYGCATTQKVIMRDDPLIGTVVKAKTGQPVRFDELMDTLIHSDIVYLSEKHDNPMHHAIQHRVIQALIDRGHAPIIGFEFFSYQDTPLLLNLVDAEKKAHSPKMEKAVEQQIRKKLGWDKQSDTMWRYYWDLSRLGVENDLPVAGLDLSATQKRRITRKGLDGLSPIELQQLFSTKLSNTAYESYMKSVFVSVHCGMDHGRMTERLYDTWVARNDRMALSVVELFNAVQAKDRDTEGRQTGPVVIIIGGGHTEYGLGVMDRVHHLNPDMNQTNLAMTEIEREPADLAEYLAPLSLEGFEPVPPADFIWFTQRVSYEDPCQKFKASLEKMKKHKK, from the coding sequence ATGCAACGGTTAATTTATTTTTCAATGGGGTGCATTCTTTGCCTATTTTACGGTTGCGCCACAACGCAAAAAGTTATCATGCGCGATGATCCTCTAATCGGAACCGTGGTCAAAGCAAAAACAGGACAACCTGTCCGCTTTGACGAACTGATGGATACGCTCATCCACAGCGATATCGTCTATCTGTCGGAAAAGCACGACAATCCCATGCACCATGCCATTCAGCACCGGGTGATCCAGGCCCTCATTGACCGGGGGCATGCACCGATCATTGGATTTGAATTTTTTTCATACCAGGACACCCCGTTGCTGCTCAACCTGGTGGACGCCGAAAAAAAAGCGCATTCACCCAAGATGGAAAAGGCCGTTGAACAGCAGATCAGAAAAAAACTGGGGTGGGACAAACAATCGGACACCATGTGGCGTTATTACTGGGATCTGAGCAGGCTTGGGGTGGAGAACGATCTGCCCGTCGCAGGCCTGGATCTGTCCGCCACCCAGAAGCGCCGGATTACCCGCAAGGGACTTGATGGTCTCTCCCCCATTGAATTGCAGCAGCTGTTTTCCACAAAGCTTTCAAATACGGCCTATGAGTCGTACATGAAATCGGTTTTTGTGTCGGTTCATTGCGGCATGGATCATGGCCGGATGACCGAGCGGTTGTACGACACATGGGTTGCACGCAATGACCGTATGGCCCTGTCCGTGGTTGAACTGTTCAATGCCGTACAGGCAAAAGACCGCGACACGGAAGGACGGCAGACAGGACCAGTTGTGATCATCATTGGGGGCGGGCATACGGAATATGGTTTAGGTGTCATGGACCGGGTGCATCACCTGAACCCCGATATGAACCAGACCAATCTTGCAATGACGGAAATTGAAAGGGAACCTGCGGACCTGGCAGAGTATTTAGCCCCTTTGTCCCTCGAAGGATTTGAACCGGTGCCGCCGGCAGACTTCATTTGGTTCACCCAGCGGGTCTCCTATGAAGATCCGTGTCAAAAATTTAAAGCGTCGTTGGAAAAAATGAAAAAACATAAAAAATAA
- a CDS encoding TIGR00266 family protein, with translation MRCHEVDYEIFGDDMQAVEVELDPGETVIAEAGAMNWMEQGISFEAKMGDGSEGNQGLMGKLFSAGKRALTGESLFITHFTNQAPDKRRVAFSAPYPGKIIPVDMAAVGGQLICQKDAFLCAALGTKISITFNQKLGAGFFGGEGFILQRLEGDGMAFVHAGGTIVKKELKGEKLLVDTGCIVAFSQGIQYDIQRAGGLKSMFFGGEGLFLATLEGHGSVYLQSLPFSRLADRIISHAPSAGGSDKGEGSVLGGLGRLLDGD, from the coding sequence ATGCGATGTCATGAAGTGGATTATGAAATTTTTGGGGATGATATGCAGGCCGTTGAGGTGGAACTTGATCCGGGCGAAACCGTCATCGCCGAGGCCGGTGCCATGAACTGGATGGAACAGGGCATCTCATTTGAGGCTAAAATGGGGGACGGGTCCGAAGGCAATCAAGGGCTTATGGGCAAACTCTTCAGTGCCGGCAAGCGCGCGCTCACCGGAGAAAGCTTGTTTATCACCCATTTTACCAATCAGGCACCCGACAAAAGAAGAGTTGCCTTTTCCGCGCCCTACCCCGGAAAAATTATCCCCGTTGACATGGCTGCCGTCGGGGGACAGCTGATCTGCCAGAAAGATGCTTTTTTGTGCGCAGCCCTTGGCACAAAAATTTCCATTACCTTTAACCAGAAACTTGGAGCCGGTTTTTTCGGTGGAGAAGGGTTTATTCTCCAGCGACTGGAAGGTGACGGCATGGCGTTTGTTCACGCCGGCGGCACCATCGTTAAAAAAGAACTGAAAGGCGAAAAGCTGTTGGTGGATACCGGTTGTATTGTGGCATTTTCCCAAGGCATTCAATATGACATCCAGCGGGCCGGCGGACTTAAATCCATGTTTTTCGGCGGCGAAGGCTTGTTTCTGGCAACATTGGAAGGGCATGGCAGCGTCTATCTGCAAAGCCTGCCGTTTTCGCGCCTGGCAGACCGCATCATCAGCCATGCGCCGAGTGCCGGGGGATCTGACAAAGGCGAAGGCTCTGTTTTAGGTGGACTTGGACGCCTGCTGGATGGGGATTAA
- the argS gene encoding arginine--tRNA ligase — protein MKTKIRTMVLDAARAAFEKGVLPSDQTPEFEVETPKHEGQGDFSTNFAMVSAKLQKMAPAKIAKTLVESMSDIADASLGPALEKIEVAGPGFINFFLSPGAWHPVVDQVLSQDAGYGASDMGQGARVQVEFVSANPTGPLHVGHGRGAAVGDAMGNILSFAGYNVQKEYYINDSGRQIRTLGTSVWLRLQQMQGKTVDFPDDCYQGDYIKDLAKEVFDVQGKDLADADEKQGVEICARFAAGEILAGIRSDLDDFGVSFDNWFSEQSLYDSGRVQSTIENFKEKDLIYEKDGALWFRTEKFGDEKDRVVVRNNGLTTYYASDIAYHDEKYERGFDRVIDVWGADHHGYIKRIDAAVLATGRKSEQFDVILVQLVNLLRDGTPVQMSTRAGEFVTLKDIVDEVGKDAARFMFLSRSYESGLEFDLELAKKKSADNPVYYVQYVHARITGILTKAKDEGIIDRTEFDVGMNLEKLVTEEELKLIKQIAGFQEQVEKSAASLHPHVIFTYLMTLAAAFHAYYNQHKVIMDDKPLSLARLSLVLAVKKVIRNGLMLLGVSAPERM, from the coding sequence ATGAAAACAAAAATCAGAACCATGGTCCTGGATGCGGCCCGTGCTGCCTTTGAAAAAGGGGTACTGCCTTCGGACCAGACACCGGAATTTGAGGTGGAAACCCCTAAACATGAAGGCCAGGGCGATTTCTCAACCAATTTTGCCATGGTGTCGGCAAAATTGCAGAAGATGGCTCCGGCAAAGATTGCCAAAACTCTTGTTGAATCCATGTCCGACATCGCCGATGCCTCCCTGGGTCCGGCGCTGGAAAAAATAGAGGTGGCTGGCCCCGGGTTTATTAATTTCTTTTTGTCTCCCGGGGCCTGGCACCCGGTGGTGGACCAGGTGCTGAGCCAGGATGCCGGCTATGGTGCATCGGATATGGGCCAAGGGGCGCGGGTCCAGGTTGAATTTGTTTCGGCCAACCCCACGGGGCCGCTTCATGTGGGGCACGGCAGGGGAGCCGCCGTGGGTGATGCCATGGGCAATATTCTTTCCTTTGCCGGTTACAACGTGCAAAAAGAATATTACATCAACGACTCCGGCCGTCAGATCAGAACGCTTGGTACCTCGGTGTGGCTGCGTCTGCAGCAGATGCAGGGCAAAACAGTGGATTTCCCCGATGACTGCTACCAGGGCGATTATATCAAGGATCTTGCCAAAGAAGTTTTTGATGTCCAGGGAAAAGATCTTGCGGATGCCGATGAAAAACAAGGTGTTGAGATCTGTGCACGATTTGCAGCCGGTGAAATTTTAGCCGGTATCCGGTCTGATTTAGATGATTTTGGCGTCAGTTTTGACAACTGGTTCAGCGAGCAAAGCCTCTATGATTCCGGCCGGGTCCAGAGCACCATTGAAAACTTCAAAGAAAAAGACCTGATTTACGAAAAAGACGGGGCGCTCTGGTTCCGAACCGAAAAATTTGGGGATGAAAAGGACCGGGTGGTGGTTCGCAACAACGGATTGACCACCTATTACGCCTCGGACATTGCCTATCACGATGAAAAATATGAACGCGGGTTTGACCGTGTCATTGATGTGTGGGGGGCAGACCACCACGGATATATCAAGCGTATTGATGCGGCCGTGTTGGCCACGGGACGAAAGAGCGAACAATTTGACGTGATCCTGGTTCAGCTGGTCAATTTGCTCCGGGACGGTACACCCGTGCAGATGTCCACCCGGGCCGGCGAGTTTGTGACGCTTAAGGATATTGTGGACGAGGTGGGTAAAGATGCCGCCCGGTTCATGTTCCTCAGCCGCAGTTATGAGTCAGGCCTTGAGTTTGATCTTGAGCTGGCCAAAAAGAAGAGCGCTGATAATCCTGTCTATTATGTGCAGTATGTTCATGCCCGGATTACCGGCATTTTAACCAAGGCCAAGGATGAAGGCATCATTGACCGCACAGAATTTGACGTTGGTATGAATCTTGAGAAACTTGTGACCGAAGAAGAGCTTAAGCTGATCAAGCAGATTGCAGGTTTCCAGGAGCAGGTGGAAAAAAGTGCGGCAAGTCTTCACCCCCATGTGATTTTTACCTATCTGATGACTTTGGCTGCAGCCTTTCATGCCTATTATAATCAGCACAAGGTGATCATGGACGATAAACCGCTGTCCCTGGCCCGGCTCTCTTTGGTGCTTGCCGTTAAAAAAGTGATCCGTAACGGCTTGATGCTTTTAGGGGTGTCTGCCCCTGAAAGAATGTAG
- a CDS encoding SPOR domain-containing protein, with amino-acid sequence MFGLGVFVGRSTTPVLFETRPFQVYLGRKISELSAKLPEKGKIDLKFYDVLDEPVSYPVKGKTGDSGEITPGPEAGIAASVTPPENHSQTEDIPVKYSRKLATWHKAEPGYENMPVPAPSPPPKPAPAETDKKTEEKQTVARIAPKVLKSKNQIEEKTDAAPGDTKPDTAKTPASAHDEYTIQVASYKNLNDALAHMVRLNKKGISSYRASVKINGKTWYRVRTGAFSDYESAQSGLAKLAGAGVGGMVVKKE; translated from the coding sequence ATGTTTGGCCTTGGGGTGTTTGTGGGCAGAAGCACAACGCCTGTCCTGTTTGAAACCCGGCCTTTCCAGGTATATCTGGGTCGAAAGATCAGTGAACTTTCGGCCAAACTTCCGGAAAAGGGAAAAATAGATCTCAAATTTTATGATGTCCTTGACGAGCCGGTCTCCTATCCGGTGAAAGGAAAAACCGGCGATTCCGGGGAGATCACCCCGGGACCGGAAGCCGGGATCGCAGCTTCCGTGACGCCGCCGGAGAATCATTCCCAAACCGAAGATATCCCCGTTAAGTACAGCAGAAAACTTGCCACCTGGCACAAGGCCGAGCCGGGCTATGAAAATATGCCGGTGCCGGCCCCGTCACCTCCCCCAAAGCCGGCCCCGGCAGAAACAGATAAAAAAACCGAGGAAAAGCAGACCGTGGCCCGGATTGCCCCAAAGGTTTTAAAATCCAAGAACCAAATTGAAGAAAAAACAGATGCAGCGCCCGGAGATACCAAGCCTGATACTGCCAAAACACCGGCATCGGCCCATGATGAATATACGATTCAGGTTGCATCATATAAAAATTTAAATGATGCCCTGGCCCATATGGTTCGTTTAAATAAAAAGGGAATTTCCTCCTACCGGGCCAGTGTAAAGATCAACGGAAAAACCTGGTACCGGGTCCGGACCGGTGCTTTTTCCGATTATGAATCCGCCCAGTCCGGTCTGGCAAAACTTGCCGGGGCCGGTGTCGGCGGCATGGTCGTCAAAAAGGAATAA
- the gatC gene encoding Asp-tRNA(Asn)/Glu-tRNA(Gln) amidotransferase subunit GatC, with the protein MKISQQEVEKMAHLARLDVDDELKEALAEQLSDILDYIDALKDVDVEGVTPASGAAFMNNVLREDEEKPSPGPDVTLANAPERDQDFYVVPRVVK; encoded by the coding sequence ATGAAAATATCACAGCAGGAAGTGGAAAAAATGGCCCATCTGGCCCGGCTGGATGTGGATGATGAACTCAAGGAAGCCCTGGCAGAACAGCTCAGTGATATCCTGGATTATATTGACGCCCTCAAGGACGTGGATGTTGAGGGGGTGACACCGGCATCCGGCGCTGCATTTATGAATAATGTGCTCAGAGAAGATGAGGAAAAGCCGTCGCCGGGTCCGGATGTGACCCTGGCCAATGCGCCGGAACGTGACCAGGACTTCTACGTAGTACCAAGAGTCGTGAAGTAG
- the gatA gene encoding Asp-tRNA(Asn)/Glu-tRNA(Gln) amidotransferase subunit GatA — MNLHTLTIAQAQELLAKKEISSVELTRAFLDRIDKYDSTISAFITVDPGLALEQAEQADRVIAKGENLAFTGIPVALKDVLCTKGVRTTCASKILENFVPQYDATVVEKFKAQNAVLIGKANMDEFAMGSSTENSAFFATRNPWNTDHVPGGSSGGSAAAVAAQFCAGAVGTDTGGSIRQPASHCGVVGLKPTYGRVSRFGVVAYASSLDQVGPITRDVTDTAMMLNLMGGHDPKDSTSAPEPMSDFLKGIEMFKDKGLAGMTAGIPKEFSTLKGIDSQVAAMFEKAQKTLESLGVTIKEISLPHTNYVVAAYYIIAPCEASANLARFDGVRYGVRDMDSDDLIEMYKKTKSKGFGAEVQRRIIIGTYSLSSGYYDAYYGRASQVRALIMDDFKRAFEECDIILSPVAPTPAFKIGENVADPLSMYLSDIFTLSCNMAGVPGISVPAGISDTGLPMGLQMMARHFDEMSLIRAGYGFEQAVNHGVALPEL, encoded by the coding sequence ATGAACCTGCATACCCTGACCATTGCCCAGGCCCAGGAACTTCTGGCCAAAAAGGAAATATCTTCCGTTGAACTGACGCGGGCATTTCTTGACCGTATTGATAAATATGACAGCACCATTTCTGCGTTTATCACTGTTGACCCGGGCCTTGCCCTGGAACAGGCCGAACAGGCGGACCGGGTGATTGCCAAAGGAGAAAACCTGGCTTTTACCGGAATCCCGGTTGCCCTGAAAGACGTTTTGTGCACAAAGGGCGTAAGAACCACCTGTGCCTCTAAAATTCTTGAAAACTTTGTGCCCCAGTACGACGCCACGGTGGTGGAAAAGTTTAAAGCCCAGAATGCCGTGCTCATTGGTAAAGCCAATATGGATGAATTTGCCATGGGCTCTTCCACCGAAAATTCCGCCTTTTTTGCCACCCGCAATCCCTGGAACACAGACCATGTGCCCGGTGGATCCTCCGGCGGATCCGCTGCAGCCGTGGCGGCGCAGTTTTGTGCCGGGGCCGTGGGCACGGACACCGGCGGTTCTATCCGTCAGCCCGCTTCCCATTGCGGTGTGGTCGGTCTCAAGCCAACCTATGGCCGGGTGTCACGGTTTGGTGTGGTGGCCTATGCCTCGTCCCTGGATCAGGTGGGACCCATTACCCGGGATGTGACGGATACGGCCATGATGCTCAATCTCATGGGCGGTCATGACCCCAAAGATTCCACCAGTGCGCCTGAACCGATGTCCGATTTTTTAAAGGGCATTGAGATGTTCAAGGATAAAGGGCTGGCCGGAATGACCGCAGGTATTCCCAAGGAATTTTCAACGCTGAAGGGCATCGACTCCCAGGTAGCGGCCATGTTTGAAAAGGCCCAAAAGACCCTGGAGAGCTTGGGCGTTACCATTAAAGAGATCTCTTTGCCCCATACCAATTATGTGGTGGCGGCCTACTACATCATTGCCCCCTGTGAGGCCAGTGCCAACCTGGCCCGGTTTGACGGGGTGAGATATGGAGTCCGGGACATGGATTCCGACGATCTCATTGAGATGTACAAGAAAACCAAGTCCAAAGGATTTGGGGCGGAAGTCCAGCGCCGGATCATTATCGGGACCTATTCGTTGTCTTCGGGGTACTATGATGCCTATTACGGCCGGGCCTCCCAGGTCCGGGCCTTGATCATGGATGATTTTAAACGGGCCTTTGAAGAATGCGACATTATTCTGTCTCCTGTGGCACCGACCCCTGCCTTTAAAATCGGTGAAAACGTGGCAGATCCTTTGAGTATGTATTTAAGCGATATCTTTACCCTCTCCTGCAATATGGCCGGTGTTCCCGGGATTTCGGTGCCCGCGGGTATTTCCGATACCGGACTTCCCATGGGGCTTCAGATGATGGCCCGGCATTTTGATGAAATGTCTTTGATCCGGGCAGGGTATGGCTTTGAACAGGCTGTAAACCACGGCGTTGCATTGCCCGAATTGTAA
- the mutL gene encoding DNA mismatch repair endonuclease MutL: MSRIRILPDILSNQIAAGEVVQRPVSAVKELVENAMDAGADRIIVEIENGGKSLIRVSDNGCGLYRDEAVLAVERYATSKIYTKDDLFSISTFGFRGEALPAIASVSKFSLVSRTADNATGTRVDLDGGKLAGVTDTGAPVGTMVEVKRLFFNTPARRKFLKSENTESGHIADALAGLAMGNPTVGFRLVVNGRAVKSYPPGQTLFQRAQMVLGKEVADQLYEIQWPKGDDGEDKGLLSLDIRGVCANPGVTRSTANRIYLFVNQRLVYDRGLISAMFQGYRGRIMKGRYPVGAVCVTLPYDQVDVNVHPAKREIKFITPGPVYQALSVAVADALGRGQDDKFSYARAIIPQKKEALTPVQESLKSASLPEKKVTSDLFEGQQQRPVYNTPDSTPEAFQAAEPRDESWVPEPEPEISAKSILPDQGDKGLDPAVSITFSKPEPFQRTQSEVRVVGQVLNIYIVVEKEGHLILVDQHAAHERIVFEQLLKRYKHMDVQSQSLAVPEILELSHKEAVVLESIMADLADLGIRVEPFGGTSFVIKAVPVLVEEKNVGSMVVEMVEQISHANGTGLKDDWLDDALATMACHRSVRGGQSMSLREMTALVEQLFACENPMHCPHGRPVFVSFDARSLEKLFKRLV, from the coding sequence ATGAGCCGAATCCGTATTCTTCCTGATATCCTGTCCAACCAGATCGCGGCAGGCGAAGTGGTCCAACGGCCGGTTTCCGCAGTAAAGGAGCTGGTTGAAAATGCCATGGATGCAGGCGCCGACAGGATTATCGTGGAAATTGAAAACGGCGGGAAATCCTTGATCCGGGTGTCCGACAACGGGTGCGGGCTCTACCGGGATGAGGCGGTGCTGGCCGTGGAGCGGTATGCCACATCCAAAATTTACACCAAAGATGACCTGTTTTCCATCTCCACATTCGGGTTCAGGGGTGAGGCCCTCCCGGCCATTGCGTCCGTATCAAAATTCAGCCTTGTGTCCCGGACGGCAGATAATGCCACCGGCACCCGGGTGGATCTGGATGGCGGAAAACTTGCCGGTGTGACAGATACAGGTGCCCCTGTGGGCACCATGGTGGAAGTCAAGCGTCTCTTCTTTAATACCCCGGCCCGCAGAAAATTTTTAAAAAGTGAAAATACCGAGTCCGGCCACATTGCCGATGCATTGGCCGGCCTTGCCATGGGAAATCCCACGGTGGGATTCCGTCTTGTGGTCAACGGCAGAGCCGTTAAGAGCTATCCCCCGGGCCAGACCCTTTTTCAGCGGGCCCAGATGGTGCTGGGTAAAGAGGTGGCTGACCAGCTGTACGAAATCCAGTGGCCAAAGGGCGATGATGGCGAAGATAAAGGCTTGTTGAGCCTGGATATCCGTGGTGTCTGCGCCAATCCCGGCGTCACCCGCAGTACGGCCAATCGAATTTATCTGTTCGTCAACCAGCGTCTTGTGTATGACCGGGGGTTGATTTCAGCCATGTTTCAGGGGTATCGGGGCAGGATCATGAAAGGGCGGTATCCTGTGGGGGCGGTGTGTGTGACATTGCCCTACGATCAAGTGGACGTTAACGTGCACCCGGCTAAGCGTGAAATTAAATTCATTACACCCGGCCCCGTCTACCAGGCTTTAAGCGTTGCTGTGGCAGACGCCTTGGGCCGGGGCCAGGACGATAAGTTTTCCTATGCCAGGGCAATTATACCGCAAAAAAAAGAGGCTTTGACCCCGGTTCAGGAGTCACTGAAATCTGCATCCCTGCCGGAAAAAAAAGTTACGTCCGATTTGTTTGAAGGTCAGCAACAACGGCCTGTGTATAATACGCCTGATTCGACTCCTGAGGCCTTTCAGGCTGCTGAACCCCGGGATGAGTCCTGGGTTCCTGAACCGGAGCCAGAGATATCCGCCAAATCTATTTTGCCGGATCAGGGGGATAAAGGTTTAGACCCGGCGGTTTCAATTACTTTTTCCAAACCGGAACCGTTTCAACGTACACAGTCCGAGGTTCGGGTGGTCGGCCAGGTGCTCAACATCTATATTGTGGTGGAGAAAGAGGGCCATCTGATACTGGTTGATCAACATGCGGCCCATGAGCGCATAGTCTTTGAGCAGCTGTTAAAACGCTACAAACATATGGATGTCCAAAGCCAGTCCCTGGCTGTTCCCGAGATTCTGGAGCTGAGCCACAAAGAGGCCGTGGTGCTTGAATCCATTATGGCTGACTTGGCCGACCTGGGCATCCGGGTGGAACCCTTTGGCGGGACATCCTTTGTGATAAAAGCGGTGCCCGTGCTGGTGGAGGAAAAAAATGTAGGGTCCATGGTGGTGGAGATGGTTGAACAAATCAGCCATGCCAACGGCACGGGCCTGAAAGATGACTGGCTTGATGACGCCCTGGCCACCATGGCCTGCCACCGATCCGTGCGGGGCGGGCAGTCCATGTCTCTCCGGGAAATGACGGCGCTTGTGGAACAGTTGTTTGCGTGTGAAAACCCCATGCACTGCCCCCATGGCCGTCCCGTCTTTGTCTCCTTTGATGCCCGAAGTCTTGAAAAGCTGTTTAAAAGACTTGTGTGA